A region of Stigmatopora nigra isolate UIUO_SnigA chromosome 6, RoL_Snig_1.1, whole genome shotgun sequence DNA encodes the following proteins:
- the pdia2 gene encoding protein disulfide-isomerase A2, with translation MRTSTLLLAGLLLASCGSVKTHDQAVGTENVTDGSPSDTREEAEEKEAKKEKTSEIEEENHVMVLHANNFARALNQTQFLLVEFYAPWCGHCQRLEPIYAEAAGKLKEDSSSIALAKIDAIDERQLATEFGISSFPVLKLFIRGDRKQPVDFTGKRTVTGIIQWLKRRSGSGTVVLETPETVAHFVDSHNISVVGFFKSLESDVAKQFSELVMDLTDTEFGMTASPEVFQKYELKSDTVVLFKKFDNGREDFAVTDGKLDKANLTIFIQENSLELIIPFTKETGDKIFSSSIRLHCLLFVNSTAENHKALVDGVRVIAKSYKGKMLFITIDVSAALSFVLEFFGVSATEAPTSRIMNMDTGKKFKLDSSDLLNDLPSLCQQVLDGTAKPYYRSQDVPEDWNKNPVKVLVGKNFESVALDPTKNVFVEFYAPWCGHCKALFPIWDQLAEKYADKDDIIIAKMDSTANEVETVTINGFPTLKYFPAGGTEVVEYTGNRDLETLSKFLDSGGVLPEEKDNDDDEDDNDETEEKAENTTSHKEEL, from the exons ATGAGGACGTCAACGTTACTCCTGGCTGGACTGCTGCTGGCCTCCTGTGGCTCCGTTAAGACCCACGACCAAGCCGTCGGGACGGAAAACGTCACGGATGGTAGTCCTTCGGATACCCGGGAAGAAGCAGAAGAGAAGGAGGCCAAGAAGGAGAAGACCAGTGAGATCGAGGAGGAGAACCACGTGATGGTTCTCCATGCTAACAACTTTGCCAGGGCCCTAAACCAGACCCAATTTCTACTGGTGGAATTCT aCGCTCCTTGGTGCGGCCACTGCCAGCGTCTGGAGCCCATCTACGCGGAAGCGGCGGGCAAACTGAAGGAAGACTCATCCTCCATTGCCTTGGCCAAAATAGACGCCATCGACGAAAGGCAGCTTGCCACAGAATTTGGCATTTCTAGCTTCCCAGTCCTCAAACTTTTCATTCGGGGAGACCGAAAGCAACCGGTCGACTTCACTg gtaagaGGACGGTTACAGGAATCATCCAGTGGCTGAAACGTCGATCTGGTTCTGGTACAGTAGTCCTAGAGACCCCAGAAACTGTGGCCCACTTTGTTGACAGCCATAATATTTCCGTGGTTGGATTCTTCAAG AGTCTGGAAAGTGATGTGGCTAAGCAGTTCTCGGAGTTGGTCATGGACTTGACTGATACGGAGTTCGGAATGACCGCATCTCCAGAGGTTTTCCAGAAGTACGAATTAAAATCCGACACTGTGGTGCTCTTCAAAAAG TTTGACAACGGTAGAGAGGACTTTGCTGTGACTGACGGCAAACTGGACAAAGCCAATCTCACCATTTTCATTCAAGAAAACAGCTTGGAGCTCATCATCCCCTTCACAAAAGAG ACAGGAGATAAGATCTTCAGTTCCAGTATTCGACTCCACTGCCTTCTCTTTGTCAACTCCACGGCGGAGAACCACAAGGCACTGGTGGACGGAGTCAGGGTGATCGCCAAGAGCTACAAGGGGAAG ATGCTGTTCATTACAATCGATGTTTCTGCCGCATTGTCATTCGTGCTGGAATTTTTTGGCGTATCGGCAACTGAAGCCCCCACGTCTCGCATCATGAACATGGATACAGGGAAGAAGTTTAAACTCGACTCATCAGATCTCTTGAACGATCTGCCGTCATTGTGTCAGCAGGTTTTGGATGGTACGGCCAag CCTTATTATCGCAGTCAAGACGTGCCTGAGGACTGGAATAAAAACCCTGTTAAGGTCCTGGTGGGGAAGAATTTTGAGTCGGTTGCCTTGGATCCAACCAAGAATGTTTTTGTCGAATTTT aTGCTCCGTGGTGTGGCCATTGTAAAGCGCTATTTCCCATTTGGGACCAGCTGGCTGAGAAATACGCCGATAAAGATGACATCATCATCGCCAAAATGGATTCCACCGCCAACGAGGTGGAGACCGTTACGATCAATGGATTCCCCACGCTCAAATATTTCCCAGCTGGTGGAACGGAG GTGGTAGAGTACACAGGAAACCGAGATTTGGAGACATTGTCAAAGTTTCTGGACAGTGGAGGAGTTTTACCCGAGGAAAaggataatgatgatgatgaggatgataatGATGAAACT GAAGAGAAAGCTGAAAACACAACATCTCATAAAGAAGAACTATAA
- the percc1 gene encoding protein PERCC1, translating to MATDVMRNFLLRVPSPAYFPPEEEEEEDEEKTSTDEEEEDDDGLDPQTSGPQDVTERLLKFAEVISRDVRRYFGQRDVHGEDVQRRYDNLPSPTRLTPGAPDQGRPSSELGPLAELFESPGKCQARPMNARHLPLSFWTEPDPPDGHAHPRDKDINYSLHTLENSPPDFSDLLAYWDPNMGDTSILSE from the coding sequence ATGGCAACGGATGTCATGCGAAATTTCCTCCTCCGGGTCCCATCCCCGGCCTATTTCCCCccggaggaggaagaggaggaagatgaagagaaGACTTCCacagatgaagaagaagaagatgatgacGGTTTGGACCCCCAGACCAGCGGACCCCAGGACGTCACAGAACGTCTCTTGAAATTTGCCGAGGTCATCAGTCGTGACGTCCGGCGATATTTTGGCCAGCGAGATGTGCACGGCGAGGACGTCCAGCGGCGTTACGACAACCTCCCGAGCCCGACGCGGTTGACCCCCGGGGCGCCGGACCAGGGGCGGCCCTCCTCGGAGTTGGGCCCGTTGGCGGAGCTTTTTGAGTCCCCGGGGAAATGTCAGGCCCGCCCCATGAATGCCAGGCACTTGCCGCTTAGTTTTTGGACTGAGCCAGACCCCCCGGATGGACACGCCCACCCACGGGATAAGGACATAAACTATAGCCTGCACACACTTGAAAACTCACCACCGGACTTTAGCGATCTGCTGGCTTACTGGGACCCCAACATGGGCGACACATCAATATTGTCGGAGTAA